The Pyxidicoccus xibeiensis genome includes the window GGCGCGCTGCCCCGGGCCCGGCTGGAGTCGCTGGTCCAGTCGCTGAGGAAGATTGACGCCGCGGCCGCGAGCCGGGCCGAAGAGAACAAGAAGCTGACGGAGCAGGGCGTCCCCCCGCCGGGTGTCCACCCCAAGGCCGGCTGGGAGGAGGACGACCAGGAGTGGTGCCACGGCGGCCACGACGAGGCCGGTGAGAAGCACGGCCCCTGGAAGTACTGGCGCGCGGACGGCACCCTCTGCAACGAGTGCGTCTTCGAGCACGGCAAGCCGCACGGCCCCTTCAAGCGCTTCCACGAGAACGGCGAGGTGTCCCAGGACGGGCAGTTCGTGAACGGGCAGCTGCACGGGCCCCGGACCTGGTACGCCACCGACTCCCTCACCACCGAGCGGATGCACGAGAACGGCATCTCGGACAAGGTGCGCAAGACGGTCATGGTGCATGACCATGGCCGGGTGGTGGGCGTGGAGCACTTCGACGGCGAGGGCCGCCGCGTGGCCCCCGGCACCGGCGAGCCGTACCCCGACCGTCCACCCGGAGTGCCCCCGGAGGCCGAGCTGCGGGAGGACGCGGACCAGTGGGCCCTGGTGAACCTGGACGCCGCGGGCGAGCGGCACGGGCTGACCCGGTTCTGGCTGCGCAACGGGGACCTGCTCTGGGAGGCCGAGTACGTCCATGGCTCCCGCACCGGGCGCTACCGCTCGCTGGCGGAGGACGAGTACGCGGACCCGCGCGTCGTGTTCGACGAGGGGCAGTGCGAGGACGACCAGGCGTGTGGCGTGTGGTCGCTGCTCGACCGGCAGCGCAAGGTGGTCCTGACACGGGACCTGGGCGTTGTGCAGGGGGAGGAGGAGCTGCGCCGCTCACCCGTCTTCACCAACCTGCCGAGGACGGCGGCCGAGTGGCGGCAGCTCGCCGACGAGCGGGGCGCGGAGAAGAAGTACCGGGAGGCCGTGCTGGCCCAGGCGCGCGCGGCGGCGTGTGACCAGCAGGTGGCTCCGCTGCGGGAGCTGCTGGCCTGGGTGACGCTCCCGCGCAACCCGGAGAACGCCGAGCAGGTCGCGGGGCAGACGCTGCAGGGGGCGGGGCAGGCCTGGGCGCCCATGGCGGACACGCTGCTGCGCGGCGGCGACGCGGGCATGCTGCTGCGAGGGTACGCGGTGCTGCTGGACCAGTCGGACCGGCCCCGCGCGGCGCTCGACTTCCTCAACGCGGCGCTGCTGCTCGAGCCGGGCCGCACGGCGTACCTGTTCACGCGTGGCCTCATCCTGCTGAACCTGGGGCTGGACGAGCATGCGCTGAAGGATGCCGAGGCGCTGGCCACCGTGGAGCCGAAGACCGCCGGGTTCCTCGCGACGTACACGCGCTGCCTCTTCCCCCGGTTCGACTTCTGGCCGGCGAACGAGAAGCCCCACTCCACCTATGACGGCCTGCCCGAAGCCCCTGCCCAGGAGCTGACGGCCATCCACCGCATCGTGCAGAAGTACGCCACGCGGCTGCACCTGGTGCGCTCGGCGCTCCTGAAGCGCTTCAAGCCTGGCGCGGCCCTGGCGTGGATGCCGCCGGACGTGTCCTCCCTGCTCCCTGGCGGACCCGTGGAGCTGTCCGCGGAGGAGCTCGAGAGCGAGGACGAGGAGACCGTCTCCATCGACGAGACGCTCTCCGTCGACGCGCTGGGGCTGCCGGACCTCGTCCGCGTCGCTCGTGCCGACTGGAACGCGCTCACCTGGCTGCTGTGGTCCTGTGGGGAGCGGAGCGTGGTGATGCCCAGGGCCGTGGCGCCTCCCAAGGACTTCGGCCATGCCGCGGGCATGGCCAGCCAGCGACTCTGGCGAAGCCGGGACCGCCGGGTGACGGGCGGCCGGGGAGCGAAGATGTCCAACTCGCCGGGCTTCGTGTTCGAGGGCGTGGACATCGACGAGCTGCACCCCAACCTGGTGGGCATCGCCGAGCAGCACTACGCGGAGATGCAGGCGATGTTCCATTGGCTGATTGACGCGTCCAACGTGTCGCCGTGGCAGGACAACCTGAGGGGGAGCTGAGCGATGAACCGCACTTCTCGGACGGTAGCAATCGCGGATCCGCTGTGGACCGCCCTGGAGACGATGAGCCGTGAGATGGGCGTGGAGCGGGATGTCCTGGTCAACCAGGCCATCTTCTCGCTCGCGCGCCAGTTCGGCTTCATCCACCCCACGCCGGTCAGCCTCCTGGAGGGGGCGCCGGTATCCGCCGCCGCACCCGTGGCTCCGGTGCGTGTGGCTCCCGCGCTGTTGGAGGACAGTCCACGAGCGGCAGTGGCGGAACCGCCGCGCGCCATCGCCGCGCAGGCCGCGCCGGCGGTGGTGCCCGTGGAAGTCCGGTCCGGAGCCGCTGCGGTGGCTTCGGCCGGCGCGGAGGTCCGCCGGTCCGGAGCCGATGCGGTGGCTTCCGTTGGCCCGGAGGCTGGAGCGGCGGCTTCAGTCGGCGCGGCGGCTGGAGCGGCGGTGGCTTCGGTCAACGCGGAGGTTCGCCGGTCCGGAGCCGA containing:
- the trxA gene encoding thioredoxin, with product MSEHTVELTAETFEQATGKPGVVLVDFWAEWCGPCRAFAPVYDAVASTNPDVIFGKVDTEAQQELAGQFDVQSIPTLVAFKDGIVVHRSSGALPRARLESLVQSLRKIDAAAASRAEENKKLTEQGVPPPGVHPKAGWEEDDQEWCHGGHDEAGEKHGPWKYWRADGTLCNECVFEHGKPHGPFKRFHENGEVSQDGQFVNGQLHGPRTWYATDSLTTERMHENGISDKVRKTVMVHDHGRVVGVEHFDGEGRRVAPGTGEPYPDRPPGVPPEAELREDADQWALVNLDAAGERHGLTRFWLRNGDLLWEAEYVHGSRTGRYRSLAEDEYADPRVVFDEGQCEDDQACGVWSLLDRQRKVVLTRDLGVVQGEEELRRSPVFTNLPRTAAEWRQLADERGAEKKYREAVLAQARAAACDQQVAPLRELLAWVTLPRNPENAEQVAGQTLQGAGQAWAPMADTLLRGGDAGMLLRGYAVLLDQSDRPRAALDFLNAALLLEPGRTAYLFTRGLILLNLGLDEHALKDAEALATVEPKTAGFLATYTRCLFPRFDFWPANEKPHSTYDGLPEAPAQELTAIHRIVQKYATRLHLVRSALLKRFKPGAALAWMPPDVSSLLPGGPVELSAEELESEDEETVSIDETLSVDALGLPDLVRVARADWNALTWLLWSCGERSVVMPRAVAPPKDFGHAAGMASQRLWRSRDRRVTGGRGAKMSNSPGFVFEGVDIDELHPNLVGIAEQHYAEMQAMFHWLIDASNVSPWQDNLRGS